In Bacillota bacterium, a genomic segment contains:
- a CDS encoding NAD(P)H-dependent oxidoreductase subunit E, with protein sequence MVDRVEEILDRYTGEEGGLIQVLLDIQNEYNWLPPEVLERVSRRLRVPRTYPYRVASFYKALSLVPRGKHQVSVCLGTACHVRGGQTILEKTEQVLGVKSGHTTADSKFTLQRVNCLGCCALGPVMVVDGQTHGKVTPAQVDEVLRQYDQLPPGLRGGRHTPQGS encoded by the coding sequence ATGGTCGACCGGGTGGAGGAGATCCTGGACCGATACACGGGCGAGGAAGGCGGCCTCATCCAGGTATTGCTGGACATACAGAACGAGTACAACTGGCTTCCCCCGGAGGTCCTGGAGAGGGTGAGCCGCCGGCTGAGGGTGCCGCGCACCTACCCGTACCGGGTGGCCAGCTTCTACAAGGCCCTCAGCCTGGTGCCGCGGGGGAAACACCAGGTGAGCGTGTGCCTGGGCACGGCCTGTCACGTGCGGGGGGGCCAGACCATCCTGGAGAAGACGGAGCAGGTGCTGGGCGTGAAGTCCGGGCACACCACGGCGGACTCGAAGTTCACCCTGCAGCGGGTAAACTGCCTGGGCTGCTGCGCCCTGGGGCCGGTGATGGTGGTGGACGGGCAGACCCACGGCAAGGTCACGCCCGCCCAGGTGGACGAGGTCCTTCGCCAGTACGACCAGTTGCCACCTGGGCTCCGCGGGGGGAGGCATACCCCGCAGGGCTCTTGA
- a CDS encoding quinate 5-dehydrogenase has protein sequence MKRIVSVSLGSSDRDHTAEVEILGERFLIERRGTDGDFRKAVQMVGELDGKVAAFGMGGTDVYLAVGDRRFRLRASRPLVQAARVTPMVDGSGLKNTVQRLTVEYLQAELRYPFAGKTAFVVCAVDAYGLAESLDRAGCRLIMGDLLYTVGINIPIRTMTGLRRAAALLAPIITQLPMSMLYPTGEKQTERHPKPPYTGYYQQADIIAGDWHYIYRRLPDSLPEKVIITNTVTARDVEELRQTGAKLLLTTTPEFQGRSFGTNVLEAIFVTLLGKRPEEVRPGDYERLMADMGYRPRVVWLQPSGPTSP, from the coding sequence GTGAAGCGAATCGTGAGCGTTTCCCTGGGGTCGTCCGATCGCGACCACACGGCGGAGGTGGAGATCCTGGGTGAGCGCTTTCTCATCGAGCGCCGGGGTACGGACGGGGACTTCCGCAAGGCCGTGCAGATGGTGGGCGAGTTGGACGGCAAGGTCGCTGCCTTCGGCATGGGCGGCACCGACGTGTACCTGGCGGTGGGGGACAGGCGCTTCCGCCTGCGGGCCAGCCGGCCCCTGGTGCAGGCAGCCCGGGTGACGCCCATGGTCGACGGCTCCGGTCTGAAGAACACCGTCCAGCGCCTGACCGTGGAGTACTTGCAGGCAGAGCTGCGCTACCCCTTCGCGGGCAAGACCGCCTTCGTGGTATGCGCGGTGGACGCCTATGGCCTGGCCGAGAGCCTCGACCGGGCCGGCTGCCGGCTCATCATGGGAGACCTCCTGTACACCGTGGGCATCAACATCCCCATCCGCACCATGACGGGACTGCGGCGGGCGGCCGCCCTGCTGGCCCCCATCATCACCCAGCTGCCCATGAGCATGCTTTACCCCACCGGGGAGAAGCAGACGGAACGCCACCCCAAGCCGCCCTACACCGGCTACTACCAGCAAGCGGACATCATCGCCGGGGACTGGCACTACATCTACCGCCGCCTGCCCGACTCCCTGCCCGAAAAGGTGATCATCACCAACACGGTGACGGCAAGAGACGTGGAAGAGCTGCGCCAGACCGGCGCAAAGCTGCTCCTCACCACCACCCCGGAGTTCCAGGGTCGTTCCTTCGGCACCAACGTCCTGGAGGCTATCTTCGTCACCCTGCTGGGGAAGCGCCCCGAGGAGGTGCGACCCGGCGACTACGAGCGCCTGATGGCCGACATGGGATATCGTCCCCGGGTGGTGTGGCTCCAACCATCCGGACCGACCAGTCCATGA
- a CDS encoding adenosine-specific kinase yields MADIRWDLVPVERPEDTNVILGQSHFIKTVEDLHEAMANAGGGIRFGIAFNEASGPCLVRWTGNDPDLAEMARQNCLRIGAGHVFVIIMRQGFPINVLNAVKQVPEVCRIFCATANPVQVLVAESDQGRGVAGVIDGLTVRGVETDEDIAERKALLRRFGYKL; encoded by the coding sequence ATGGCGGATATCCGCTGGGACCTGGTACCCGTGGAAAGGCCGGAGGACACCAACGTCATTCTCGGGCAGTCCCACTTCATTAAGACGGTGGAAGACCTGCACGAGGCCATGGCCAACGCGGGCGGGGGCATCCGGTTCGGCATCGCCTTCAACGAGGCGTCGGGGCCATGCCTGGTGCGCTGGACGGGTAACGACCCCGATCTGGCGGAAATGGCGCGCCAGAACTGCCTGCGTATCGGGGCCGGGCACGTGTTCGTGATCATCATGCGGCAGGGATTTCCCATCAATGTGCTGAACGCCGTCAAGCAGGTCCCCGAGGTGTGCCGGATCTTCTGCGCCACCGCCAACCCGGTGCAGGTCCTGGTGGCGGAATCCGACCAGGGCCGGGGCGTGGCGGGCGTCATCGACGGGCTCACCGTGCGCGGGGTGGAGACGGACGAGGACATCGCCGAGCGCAAGGCTCTCCTGCGCCGGTTCGGCTACAAGCTCTGA
- a CDS encoding FAD-dependent oxidoreductase, translating to MEARTGVYVCHCGTNIAGTVDVETVAGYAGTLPGVAVARHHEHMCSDPAQNMLQTDIRELGLNRVVVAACSPHMHEPTFRQACEAAGLNRYLFQMANIREHCSWVTVDRKQATDKARALVTAAVRRVAWHQPLEAREVSVNPATLVVGGGIAGIQAALEIAAAGYQVYLVERQPSIGGQMAQFDKTFPTLDCAACILTPKLSQVAKDPHIHLFTSAEVVEVSGFVGNFKVKVRKRARYVHEERCNGCGACWNMCPAVVAPAHRRIRKGTVVIKVSGDGQRGDALMPRVGG from the coding sequence GTGGAAGCCAGGACGGGTGTTTACGTTTGCCACTGCGGGACCAACATCGCGGGAACGGTGGACGTGGAGACGGTGGCCGGGTATGCGGGCACACTCCCGGGAGTGGCCGTGGCCCGGCACCACGAGCACATGTGCAGCGACCCCGCCCAGAACATGCTGCAGACGGACATTCGCGAGCTGGGTCTTAACCGGGTGGTGGTGGCCGCCTGTTCCCCCCACATGCACGAACCCACCTTCCGGCAGGCGTGCGAGGCTGCCGGGCTCAACCGCTACCTGTTCCAGATGGCCAACATCAGGGAGCACTGCTCCTGGGTCACCGTGGACAGGAAGCAGGCCACGGACAAGGCGCGGGCCCTGGTGACCGCCGCCGTGAGACGGGTGGCCTGGCACCAGCCCCTGGAGGCCAGGGAGGTATCGGTGAACCCGGCCACCCTGGTGGTGGGAGGCGGCATCGCCGGCATCCAGGCGGCCCTGGAGATCGCCGCCGCCGGCTACCAGGTATACCTGGTCGAGCGCCAGCCCAGCATTGGCGGCCAGATGGCCCAGTTCGACAAGACCTTCCCCACCCTGGACTGCGCAGCCTGCATCCTCACCCCCAAGCTGAGCCAGGTGGCGAAGGACCCGCACATCCACCTGTTTACCAGCGCTGAAGTGGTTGAGGTCTCCGGATTCGTGGGCAACTTCAAGGTCAAGGTCCGCAAGCGGGCCCGTTACGTGCACGAGGAGAGGTGCAATGGCTGCGGCGCCTGCTGGAACATGTGCCCGGCCGTGGTGGCGCCGGCGCACCGCCGCATCCGCAAGGGCACCGTGGTGATCAAGGTGTCCGGTGACGGCCAGCGTGGTGACGCCCTGATGCCGCGGGTGGGGGGCTGA
- a CDS encoding (2Fe-2S) ferredoxin domain-containing protein, whose protein sequence is MPLGSLEELEQLRTALWAGRDPRRARVAVCCSGCIPSHAHNLASTFAEEIRRRGLEAEVEVVRTGCTGPCRRGPVVMVFPFRTCYLDVQPAHVPAILSQTLARKEAGEQGHGKAHVTRGFGGISPGHPGPAGPR, encoded by the coding sequence ATGCCGCTCGGGTCCCTCGAGGAACTGGAGCAGTTGCGGACGGCCCTTTGGGCCGGCAGGGATCCCCGCCGGGCGCGCGTGGCCGTATGTTGCAGCGGATGCATCCCCTCTCATGCCCACAATCTGGCTTCCACGTTCGCGGAAGAGATCCGCAGGCGGGGTCTGGAGGCGGAGGTGGAGGTGGTGCGGACCGGGTGCACGGGTCCCTGCCGGCGGGGCCCGGTGGTGATGGTGTTCCCGTTTCGCACGTGCTACCTGGACGTGCAGCCGGCCCACGTCCCCGCCATCCTTTCCCAAACCCTGGCCCGGAAGGAGGCTGGTGAGCAAGGCCATGGCAAAGCTCATGTCACCCGGGGATTTGGAGGCATTTCGCCAGGACATCCTGGCCCGGCGGGACCCCGCTAG
- a CDS encoding ATP-binding protein, translating into MSLYLQLDTGWISRGLLKRKSNYSPVIVFETSDPKRLHQLKEYLLRQPDARYDYYFVYDQWEGLGRLVDSSSGPQFEPFRKRVGSSPLAQRVGTREEGGIQLQFFKSALKEVDAQLKSWRACFIIQNLSENREHETGLCSALRAWAIDPAVITKGSTVILVTADAERVLDDYTRELTVIVSVDPSRRDERSHIVRTTARELEVPLEDAGVEEIVMGTAGLSLHQMESVLLESYFRTQQFDLRVIKDLKSELVKKSGVLEVQEPTLGFGDIGGYDVIKGFIHKYVINVLRYADRARRYALPLPKGILFFGPPGTGKSLFATALASEVQLPFIHLVTENIYSKWLGESGQKMKNAIALAEKMSPAVVFVDEIDRFGRRGVATDSAGEETRRVFSQFLEWLGRPDREAIIVGTTNVPDQLDEAFLRTGRFDYKIPFLYPGEAARQDILLVHLGLKAGTSRRRPPLAIPEDGLRQFLAEEVVPLTANFSGAELEELVTRAKRQAFDRGAEGLEEIDFLRAARTFRVDHRHRTGVIETCLAQARRYTDDQGFLDAVEEEMGVKV; encoded by the coding sequence TTGTCGCTGTACCTGCAGCTGGATACCGGGTGGATATCCCGGGGGTTACTGAAGCGGAAGAGCAACTATTCTCCGGTCATCGTCTTTGAGACCTCGGACCCCAAGCGCCTGCACCAACTCAAGGAGTACCTGCTGCGGCAGCCCGATGCGCGCTACGACTACTATTTCGTGTATGACCAGTGGGAAGGGCTCGGGCGCCTGGTGGACTCCTCCTCCGGGCCCCAGTTCGAACCCTTCCGCAAGAGGGTGGGGTCGAGCCCCCTCGCCCAGCGGGTGGGTACCCGCGAGGAGGGGGGCATCCAGCTGCAGTTTTTCAAGTCCGCCCTGAAGGAGGTGGATGCCCAGCTCAAGAGCTGGCGCGCCTGCTTCATCATCCAGAACCTTTCCGAGAACCGGGAGCACGAGACCGGCCTGTGCAGTGCCCTGCGGGCGTGGGCCATCGACCCGGCCGTGATCACCAAGGGATCCACCGTGATCCTGGTGACGGCTGACGCCGAGCGGGTGCTGGATGACTACACGCGGGAACTGACGGTCATTGTGTCGGTGGATCCCTCCAGGCGCGACGAACGCTCCCACATCGTCCGCACCACGGCCCGCGAGCTCGAGGTGCCTCTGGAAGACGCCGGGGTGGAAGAGATCGTGATGGGGACGGCCGGGCTGAGCCTGCACCAGATGGAAAGCGTCCTGCTGGAGTCCTACTTCCGCACCCAGCAATTCGACCTGAGGGTGATCAAGGACCTGAAGTCCGAGCTGGTGAAGAAGTCGGGCGTCCTGGAGGTGCAGGAGCCCACCCTGGGGTTCGGGGATATCGGCGGGTACGACGTGATCAAGGGCTTCATCCACAAGTACGTGATCAACGTGTTGAGATACGCCGACCGCGCCCGGCGCTACGCCCTGCCCCTTCCTAAGGGCATCCTCTTCTTCGGTCCCCCGGGGACGGGGAAGAGCCTGTTTGCCACCGCCCTGGCCAGCGAGGTGCAGTTGCCATTCATCCACCTGGTTACCGAGAACATTTACTCCAAGTGGCTGGGGGAGTCGGGCCAGAAGATGAAGAACGCCATCGCCCTGGCGGAAAAGATGTCGCCGGCGGTGGTGTTCGTCGACGAGATCGACCGCTTCGGGCGCCGGGGAGTGGCCACCGACTCCGCGGGCGAGGAAACCCGGCGGGTGTTTTCCCAGTTCCTGGAGTGGCTGGGCAGACCCGACCGGGAGGCCATCATCGTGGGGACCACCAACGTCCCCGATCAGCTCGACGAGGCCTTCCTGCGCACGGGGCGCTTCGACTACAAGATCCCCTTCCTGTATCCAGGAGAGGCCGCCCGGCAGGACATCCTCCTCGTGCACCTGGGGCTCAAGGCCGGTACCTCACGCCGCCGCCCGCCCCTGGCCATCCCCGAGGACGGGCTGCGCCAGTTCCTGGCAGAAGAGGTGGTCCCGCTCACCGCTAACTTTTCGGGAGCCGAGCTGGAGGAGCTGGTCACCCGGGCCAAGCGGCAGGCCTTCGACCGGGGAGCGGAGGGCCTGGAGGAAATCGATTTCCTGCGGGCAGCCCGTACCTTCCGGGTTGACCACCGCCACCGCACCGGGGTGATCGAGACCTGCCTGGCCCAGGCCCGGCGCTATACCGACGACCAGGGTTTCCTGGACGCGGTGGAAGAGGAGATGGGGGTCAAGGTCTGA